GATGCTAGTTTCTCATGTTGGGCCACAATGGAAGGCCCTCCCCAAGGGAGATTTTAAAACAACTGTCCTGGCCCCACTCCCAGAGATGGTTTCAACTTGCCTAGCAGGATGCAAACACCCACCATTTTCCCTGAGTTCCACCAAGCTTGAAGGCTAGAACTAGTTCCCTCCATCTGTGCTCCAGCTCCAGCAACCTCCGGACCTCTCCGGGCTCACTCTCCAACCGGAAGACCTTCTCCAGTCTCACTCCCTCTATTCCCTTCTCTACCCTCTCTGAACATGTTCTCACCTCCCTTAAACCACCTCCGCCATCCACCACTACTGCCCCTCCTCGCCCTGCCCTTCACGGCCAAGTCTTTCCACTCACCTGACATTCCATTCACTCTTCAGACCATTTAAGTTCCTCTCTCCCAAACCACCAAGCTCTCTTCAGATCCTACCTCTCAACTGACCCTGGACCACACTCCTAAAGGACTTATGTTGCTTCTTCAACTTTACCAACGTTCAGCTGGTCGGCTGGAAGTGAAAAGTCAGGCAGAAAGGTAGGTTAAGTAGAACGCTATGAACCCAGGATGAAAATACTGGTGGCAAACAGGTTAATACTGCATCTGGACTGGTGAATGCAGGTGttgctccttcctgctcctccagTTTGGGAAATCCGAAtttgcagcaggcagaggtggacTTTGCGGCACTCAGCAACACCAGGAGTCAAGTCCCAACCAACCCAGGTACCACGTGGATGACATTAAGATGGAGATGTTTACTAGATATCCAAACCAAAATAGCAAAGACGCAACTGACAGCTCGAGCTCAGGGGAGAGAAGCTGAATATAAACTCGAGTCTTCAACAGAGATGGTGTTTAAATCCATGAAGAGAAGGTGGGTTTCAACAAGGGAACGAGCACAGAGAAGTTCAAGAACAAAGCCCTGGGAAAAGAGAACTAAAGCAAGAGAACTAAAGCTACGGAAGTGCCTCAAGAAGAACTGATCGACCCTGTCAAACAGGACTGAAAGTCAAGGGGGAGGAAGACTGTACTTCTCAATGCAGTCATCACTGCTGACCTTGACACTCACTTTCAGCAGCATGGCAAGCCTGACTAGAGTGTTTTCACAGTCAAAACTGGAAAAGCTCACACAGAACTCTTTTGAGGAATCCCACTATAAAAAGGAACAGTAACTAGAGACAGACACAGCCTAAAATCAACCCATGCTGAGTCTcataaaatgtgatttctttaAAGGGCATCTAATGCTCTCGTCCTTTCTCAGAACGAGCAAGGAAATCCCAGGTTCTCTTCCAACTGTTCGTATCTACTAGAAATTATTTTGCATCTAAAGACTTTTTAGGCTAACGGAGAGTCACAGAGCATTTAACTCTTAAAAGCTAGTGTGAAGTCCTATAGGTATTACAAATATCATGTAGCCCACCAGGGAAGACATATGCttggtaacttgcccaaggctatCCCAGTCCAGGGTGCTCTAGAGAAAAGGCAAACTGCAGGCTTACTACTCATCGGATGCTGTTTTTTGAACCGATTGCTGGGTGAAATCACAAGTGACTTCCTTCCTGCTTAGATACATACCACAAATATCTTGCGTATGCGTGCAAATGTGTATGCGCTACATGTGCTAATTTAATTTCCTAAGAAGTTCTGCAGAACACCTGGGTCAAAGTGCAGTCTGCATTACCAAAAAGAATGAACCAGAGCGGAGGAAATGCATGACAATgtctttacttttaaatgattATCAGTACACCAAGTAATAACATGTAACAAGTTCTTGAATTCTATCATCTAATAATTTTGATTAAGAGAAACTAAAAGCAGCCTGAACAATATATCCTAGTATTCATTGTTCTACCCTTAGCCAGAAAGGACTATTTTAAGGCTGGCTGCTGCTTCACACAAGTTACAAGTAACTATTTACTACTTTTTCATAGATAAAGCCCCTGACCTTCAAGAaagctttagggaaaaaaaaatttaatccctttctttctttaaaaaaaaaaaaaaaaaaatttttttttctacatctaagaaagaaaagtactGATATATATGTTGCTTGAGCTAAAAGGCATAGGAAAACAAACCACGTATACACattaaatttctaagaaatatgaggtaaaaggagaaaatctttggaTAAGCTCTACGTTTGTACAAAGAAGCTAGATTTGCTATTCTCCAAAAAGTGAAGGGACCTACAAcataatatacagaaataatttaatgCCTTTTCCCAAGGATGTAGTTACTCAAGCTTTGCTGAAGCTTCGTTTTCCATGAAGGTATCTAACATGCCAATCTGCACGCAGagctgctccttcctccccttaTCCATTTATGCGGTAGTTTTCATGGATTTCCGGCCGGATGTCACAGACAAAAGCCAGGAGGTTATCCAGGACTTCATCCCTGTTCTGCTGGAAGTAGGTCTGCAGGATGGTCATCTTCTCCTGGGTCTCCTTCTCCACTTCAGTGCTGCAGCTGCCGTGGGATCCCAGAGcctggagttgggggggggggggggggcgtaaGGACACACAGGGAAGGTCAGGTCGGCGCTCGGGCTGGCGCCTCCTCCTTAGTTCTGGAGAAACCAAGTCTCAGCAGGGGATACAAATAATCAGCAGTGGGCCATGTAACCTCGTGATTGACGAGCACGTGGGGAAGGTGGTGTTCCTGGTTAATGGAAACAAAAACTGAGGCAATCACTTTGGTGGCCAACCTTCAACCATCTATCAAAAGGTAAACTGCACAGCATTTCCATGGCTCAGAAATTACCCTGGAGAGCAATATATTCACATGCTCCAGAGTCTAACGTACAGTCCTAACCAAGACTAGAATAAACCCAAAGATCCCATACCTGAGGACATAACAAATTATGGTGCATCTCTACCAGAGAACGTCCTCGGctataaagaaagataaagtagACATGTGCAGCAAAATGGAATGAACTGTAAAATACGCagtttaaggaggaaaaaaagcaagatacAAAATGGTGTCAGTGTGGTTAGTAAATGTGTTTCCTTGTGTGGTTTTAAAAGGGGAGATAAATcatggtatattaaaaaaataagaaagaaaaccgcttaaaaataaaaaaaataaaaataaaataaaataaaataaaacacaagagaaTGCAGTTTTGGAGGAACAGGTTCTGCATAACTGGTTCATGTTCCAGCTCTGACATTCAGCAGCAGGTTCCCCAGTATTATCAATACATGACACCtattctttcaaatataaatattctagCAGAATATGCTAGAAACTATTAATAGTGATGGTTTCTGAGGAAAACTGAAGGTCTGGGTGGGAGGGAGACTATCTTCATTGTCATCCTGTTTTACTGCTTCAATTTTTAATCATGTCTTACTCTTTCAATCTCCATTCACAATTTAAGACACACTTTAACACACAGTGAtggataaattttcttttatcctgGGTCTTCATGGTATGGCTGGCTTTCTGTCAAGTATAGGCCTACTTTGTTAAAATGAGAGCTATCAGATTCTTCTTCTTACTAAAAGCCTTTATTAACAGGTCAATAACAGAAGGAGAAAGccataaaaaatacttttcttggAGGCCCCAGGAAAGGCAGACCCTGTTGGAACTTACCGGACCAGAGAAGGCAACCCAACCAGAGGCAGAATGGAGGTCAGGGCCCTGTCCAGGGAGCAGCTGACCCAGGGTGCTGAAAGAGGGGACGGCTCGGACCTCAGGGAGGGACTGCGCAAATGCTGAGGCCACACAGGGAGTGATGGGGTGAGGGGTTCCCACAGGAAGCCCAGAGCACCGTGTTCCCCTGCATAGGCAGACAGGCCTCCACGCAACTTACACACAGAGCAGAAGGAGGGGTCCCCCGgaaggaatgggggtggggagagttcATCCCGGAGCTTGAGAAAATAGCTTAAGGAAGTCTCCCTATCAGGTTCTTGAAGACAAACTTTTTTGTGTCTGACCACTTCTATCTTCTAACTTGCTCCTGCCTCTTTCCGTGTGCATTAACTCTAGCCCTCCCTAGCTGTACACACATGACAGCGCACAAGGGGAAAGCCTTCTCTCGCATGTCACCTAGTCCTCCATAACCTGCACCGAGGCCATCACTCCCcttctcacagatgaggaaaccaaggctcaaagaGCTCAAAGTGAACATGTAAAGACTCTAACCTGCGTTTCCTGAATCCACACTTGGGACTCTTCGCTTTTTACTGTAACTATTCATACTGGCAGAATAGAGAATTAGCTCAGTTGCTAATTAGCTCAGTtgctaattcttatttttaaaggtcCATAACCCtactggggtgggggtagggaaagggggACATGATCTCTGTTCTGTGACTATAATCCACAAGCCAGGCCTCAGTCAGCTGTGTCCAAGCTGAAGGGGTTACACTGAACACCGCTAGGAAACCTCAGAGCTAATGCCTGCCCCACAGCATTGCTCCTGTCTCTATGAGCAACAACGGCATCGACGTACAAATAAGCCGAGGCAGGTCCCTAACATGAGGACTGCTGCAATGTTTTGTCGACAGTCTGACCACTGACAGCACCAATCTGCCTCAGTTCAAGAGTCAGGGACACTTCAAGTTTGAATAGCACTGGGGCAGTCCAAAGATGGAGGACACTTTTGCTACTTACTGCAACAAGGGAGGCATGTGCCTTTCATCACTGGACTTGGGCATGGGATGGTGTGTGTCTGAAACCAGTGAAGGTCACAAGGTAGAACTTGAGAATGAAGCCCACAAAGACAAGGGCAGAGCTGAGAGATGGAAATAATGTCCTGAGAGCATTACTGAAGCTCCTGGATCAAAACAGAGTTAGCCTTTCACCTGGCTCTTTAATTACACAAGCCAATAAATTCCATTTTGTGTAAACTAGTTTGAATTGTTTCCTGCCACCTGTATCCAAGAGTCCTGATAGAGTTTCTTTCCTCTGTGAAACCCTTCTCCAGCCTTTCCCCTTTCCAGAATTCTCCCTGCTTCGTGATCTGTTGTTGTACTACTATTGCATGCCATCTTCTGCTTCGTAGCCCAGCCCACACTCTTGCTAAGTGTCTCTACCACACTGGAGTGGGCTCCAGCTAATGGACATTATGACTGCCACAGCCCCTCTCACAACTGTAGGTCTGCATGACTCGCACTTTATTACTGTCTCCCTGACCATGAGACTGTAAGCTAAGCTCCATGAGGCGGGGACCGTGTCTATTTCTGTTCACAGCTGGTTCCCTAATATCGGGCACAGGTTAACATGTTCAACAGGTATTTGTGAAATGATCTGAGTAAGTGAAGACTAGGATTCAAAGTTAGTTAAAAACTGATCACCTAGTGACTCAGCCTGGACATTTAATAGtcaaaatttcaattttcaaCCAGAATCACAATCTCCCAGCTCTGACGCATATTTTGAGAACCtggggaaaaggggagaagaggaaagcCTCAAGACACGAAAGCAGTAATGAATATAAACCAGGCCCACCGCAGCTTCCTTGGCCTTgaactccttctctctttgcagGCGGTATTGTTCAATTTCAGCCTGAGCTTCTTCTTTGGCCTGCTTCAGCCTCCggttctttcctgttttcaaaggaaaaatctaCATCAAGAAGTGGTTAAAAGacaaggagaagaggaagcagagactAAGATGGTAAATTCTAACAGTAAACAAGGAAAAACTTTTATTAAAGGTACAGTCCCAAGAGACATGCATAGAAGAGGGAATTCAGAGATAACTCAAGAGTATAGGTTCCTGCCCTCTCCAGGCTGTACTTGTGATTAGGTAAAAAGGACCATCTTCCGTAACTACAGACTataaatgatggggaaaaaatctGCAGTGTGTCAGAATATTCTCTCAATCTCCACTACTCAAAACCAAGACAAAATGGGGGATTTAGCCATCTGGGGAACTCCTCCTCTTCCCAAGAAGTAAACACCTAAGGATCCCACTGATTACAACTGGCGCTCTCCTTAgaagctgagcaaggagactgatatGCTCCCAAGGGACATCAACCTAAAATGTAACTAATGAAACAGATGATGtaatattggaaaggaaaaaccatGCCTGTGTGCAAGGAAATAAGTAAGGAAAGTAGTTCTGGGAAGGAATCTGGAATGGGGGACCCTGGACGGTTAAGACAAGCATCTAAGTGAGGAAATACAGGTACTCTGATTTCTTGAAGAGAATAAACATACAGCTTGAAAAATTCTCTAGATGCCATCAGAGCCTGTATGAAAACAGACCACAAGGCCAAACAGCATAGAGTCTTTGCTTTGCATCTTTGCTCACTGGATCAAACTTCTCTGATACCCAAatggagagggggagaagagTCTTAGATGATCAACCTGGGCATTTACTTAATTTAGAACATAAACCATCCTGTATCTAAGAGTAAGCTTTATTAGATATCATTGTATATCAGTTTCTCAAATCCCACTCAAACCATGTGGGCAAATGAAACTAAATTTTACCTCCCACCTCCTAATGAAGAACAGGATGTATAATGACTCCACAACATCAACACACCATGACATTTCTGGTAAAAACAATCAACAGATGTCTCTGAGCACCCAGAGACTGCTTCTGCAACTGTATTTTACTCCAGTCTTATTTAGGGCCTACTGCTATCCACGTGAGACTATTTCTACCCCTCTTCTCCACATGCCATCCTCATCAGCTACATTCAATGCCATTATTACAAAGCCAAAGATCTTTTCCAATCTACAAATAACATTTATGGTTCAAACATTAGGCTAGCTCCACATAACTTCACAAAACCACTGTCCTCGTCACTCCCAATCCCCACAGCTCTCTGAATTAAGATAAAACCATTCTCTGCCCGTCAGGTAACTTCAAAGTTCAATTCTGACAGGCTtctttgaaaaccaaaaataaatattcaaacagGAAATTACGTTTCTAAGTTCATTTTTCAgggagccaatttttttttttaaagattttatttatttatttgacagagagagatcacaagtaggcagagaggcaggcagagagagaggaggaagcaggctccctgctgagcagagagcccgatgcgggactcgatcccaggaccctgagatcatgacctgagccaaaggcagcggcttaacccactgagccacccaggcgccccctaccaatttttttttttaagattttttatttatttatttgacagagatcacaagtaggcagagaggcaggcagagagagaggaagggaagcaggctccctgctgagcagagagcccgatgcggggcttgattccaggaccctgggatcatgatctgagccgaaggcagaggctttaacccactgagccacccaggtgccccccaatattttgttttattccaatAAAATAAACTGTAACACAATTCAGTTTTGTGGTCCAAAGCAACGATTTCACAAAAAATGTAGGCTGGACCATTCTGTCACATCAATTCCTAAATGGACAAGTTAACTCTAACTACAGATCAAGAAAGGCAGTGATTCTTTTCAAACTGTAGTTCTTGTCAATACTTCCGTTCCTAATTACTGCAAATTCTGTTATGTACACTAGCTATAAACTCACTCCTTTAAAACagattcattcagtaaatacctaATAGCTATCGGAGATATACAAGATCCTGCACCAAGCttgatgagagagaaaaatgtaaaaggtgATCCCCACCTCCAAGACACTCAGAATTATTCTTACCATACTCCAAGTGTTTGTTCCTGCACCTCCCCCAAATTATCTCACATGCTCCTCAACAGACACAACTTCTGTTACTAATAAGTCATCACGGGACAAACGCTAAGTCATTCTGGAAATACTTTATAAAGAGCATGATGAGAAACAGTCTATGAAGAACAGAGAACTTTCCAGTTACCAAAGCAAGAGTAAAAGGCTCGTTCCCATCTCCGGTTCCCTCAATGAAAGCTTTTCCTGTGAAACACAGAGTATCACACAACCCCTCATCCAGAAATTACAAGAAATGCTTGAAATCTGCTTGGGTGTGgaataaaaaagtcttttaacAGGAGAAAGACCGAGACCGAGGAATTACTAAGAGTAACAGTTCTTGCTATTTTATCCTTGCATGGAAAACGAAGCCTCTAGGCTACTATGCTGCTTCCCAGGATATggtcaaatgctttctctaagCCTCAATTCACCCATCTGTATAAAAGGGATAAAAATACCTATCCCGCCAGATGGGAAAATGAATACATACAGTTGAATTTGCACATAGTCCCTCCAATCCAGGAGCTTAGTCTAGTGACTGAGCAACATAAAAAAACAAGTTATTGCACAGCGATGACAAAATAAGGTCTTAGGAAGGAATCGTGGACTAGCCCGAGAGGAGAAGGACAaagcagggaaggcttcctggaagaaccGCTGCCTACATTTTGAGATCTGAAGGACAAGTTAAGTGTTAGATAAAAGAGAGTAGAAACTAGAAAAGAGCATTTCCAAACAGAGAAAAGAGCTGTGCAAAGGCTGGCAGGTCACACAGGCATCACAGCGGTTCCGGATGCCTGGAGGAGAGaacctaaaaatgaaataagggaaGAAAGCTAGACCCAGGTCCAAAAAACGCGGCCTACACCCTCTGAAGGAATCTGAGCTTTATTCTTCGGCACATGTTTGCTGACTGTGATGTGCATCCCAGGGAGGGCTCCGACTGCAGTGAGGAAAATGGACTTGAAGGAGGTGGCCTTCTCCCACGCACCAGTCTAGATCAGAACCACCTGTGAAGTTCTTGAGCAACCTTACATTTCTCAACTCTAGCCTTCGTGTCACCTGCTACTAACCCACCCACTtatctgcttccttctctgggaCTCTGAATACCGTGTTGATGGAGACACTAGAGCACCGCGCCAAGGCGTCTGGCACATattaaccacattaaaaaaaaaaaaagttttttaaagaaattaacacaCCAGGCTGGTACCAGAGCCTCAGAAATTCTAATGTCCCGGCCTAAGATGCTAGCCGTAGGGAGGGGGAAAAGCGAACAGCCATAATAAACATCTAGGCGACTGACTAAACGTGGCGAAGAGGAAGAGACGTGGCAAGAGGGCTGTTTCCAGCCTGAGCAAGAGCATGGACGGCAGCTCTGCACACTGAGACAGAGCAACACAAAGGAGCAAGTGACGGGCAAAGACGAAGCGTTCCCTTTGAACACCCCATCCCACACCCCTCCCAGATCCCAAGAAGGTCAACCTACTATTGTTTCTTCGTCCTATCCACTACCCCACATCACAGCTTCCAGTCGGCCTACAAGCCTTCCGGAGTCTCACGTCCAGACAGCTTCGAGACTCACAAGCTTCCGCGACGGTCACCACCCCTCCACGCCTCAGTTTTGGGGCCTCATCCACGATCTCTGCACCCACGCCACGCCTggccgccccgccccaccccgccccgtaaCTCACGCTTGCGGGCCTCCGACACCTTCTCGGCAGCTCGCTTCTCGGCCTGCAGCAGCTGCTGGATCCCCTGCGACTGGCTGGCCATGGCGGTGGCGACTCTAAGGCCGAGGGAAGCGGCCTAAATCGGTTCGAGCGGGTCCCTCGGGTCAGCTGACCCAGCCGCCTAAGATCTGCGCCTGCGCTCTGCGCCAGCGCCCCGCCCACCACCACGTGACGACCGCAGCGCCGCGTCAGCTGATTGCACTCGGCGTCTAGTGActggagagagaaggggtggggcggggaaggaAAGACAGAGCGTCGCGGCTGCGCCTGCGCAGGATATGTCTTCTGcctttcacccctcccccactcggcCTCGTCCTGCTCCAACGTGTGGCTGTTCCTTTCCTGGTTCAGTTGGGGCGCGACGTCGTTATTGCTGTAATCCCTCACTTTGCAAAATGCCCGCATTAAGGTCGGGAGAGAAGGAGTCAGGCCAAAACACAAATAGCTTCCCGTTTTGCaccctgcttcaccctctccccctTTCTGGAAGGTTCCTTGGCACTTGAATACATTAGGAGGCATATTAAGAAAAGTTTTACCAGGCTCCGGGCATAGAGCGTGGATTGGGAATAGGGTACTTGGGGACAGATCTAACATTAATatgctgtgtgatttgggggaggatgctttcctttgctgtatcccagtTTAGGGAGAGCTGGActattttccataaatatttaatgaatgccTGCTGTGATCCTAGACCACTGTTGGTACTTAGGAAATAGCAGAGAGCAAGATAAAATCTCTGGTAGAGTGCAGGGTtgatggagagaggaaaaaaagcgCAAACtgataaaatcatgaaggaaaaccAGAGCACTTTAAGAAAGAGGGGGATGTGGAGGTGGCCGTGAGGGCTTTTCCAGGGAAGTGGCATTTAAAATAAGAtcaaaggaggggcgcctgggtggctcagtgggttaaagcctcggccttcagctcaggtcatgatcccagggtcctggaatcgagccccacatctggctctctgctcaacggggagcctgcttcctcctctctctctctctctctgcctgcttgtgatctgtgtcaaataaataaaatctttacaaaaatgatcacggggcgcctgggtggctcagtggattaagccgctgccttcagctcaggtcatgatgtcagtgtcctgggattgagccccgcatcgggctttttgctcagcgggagcctgcttctctctctctctctgcctgactctccgcctacttgtgatttctctctctgtcaaataaataaataaaatctttaaaaaaaaaaaaaaaagatcaaaagagtAAAAAGGTAGCCAGGAAAAGATAGTGGGGATTAGTGTTAGAGAAAGATAAGGTTGATTAGTGGGAAAGGACCAGCATGTGTGGATTTAGGGGAAGCAATTTGGCACAGAGATATCCTCTAGCACAGATAGGTAGATAAGAAGCCAATAGTTGAGTTTACACAATATGACGGATTCTGCCTGAAGACTTGATTTGCTCCTGACAGCAACTCTAAGGTAGTATTATTAACTACTTTCTATATTAACCAAACTGAAGCTCAGGCGGGTTAagttaacttgcccaaagtcactccCCTATTAACTGTCAGATGGGGTATTTGAATGGACCCAGGCTTGCAGAGTGGAACATATAATCCACTGTGCTCTTCTGCAAGAGTCTGGTGGGTTGTGGGAAGAACAGGATGGTCTCCTGGAGTCCGCCAAGCAATGGGAACAAAGGAATGCCAGAACTTTTCCATAGAAGCATCTTCGCACTGGAGGAGGAGCTGGGTTCAGGGCTCAGGACATTTTCCTTTGATGGAAGTTAGAGCTGAAGGCTGGAAAGAAGGCTAAAATCCAGAACACCTGTTCTTTCCTGATAGAAGAAGCAGTGCTTGACTGGTCTCTGGAACTTTAAGCTCAGCCAAGGATTCCCGGGGAAGATTTGTCATTTTCAGTGTTCTGTGAAAACATAATTCATCCAAGCGATCCACAGAGGACAACACATACTTCTAAGAGTGGCAAAAGGATTAAGAGATGATGGAAGCccaaaagtggaaataacccaaatgcttACCAGCCAAtgagtagataaacaaaatgtggcatatccgCAAGATGAGATACTATTTGATCAGGAACAGAAGTACTGATACTTGTAGCAATACGGATGGACCTTGGtaacattgtgctaagtgaaagaatgcAGGCACAAAGACCACATGTTGTGTAGTTCCACTGATGTGAAacgttcagaataggcaaatgtATGGGGACAGAAAGCAGGTTAGTGGCTagacaggagctgggggagagggaaggaggagtgaAGGCTAACTGATATGGGGTTCCTTTTGGGATCGTGAAACTGTAACAGAATGAGGTAGCAGTGACAGTTGCACATCTTGTGAatgaatatacttaaaatacCAAATTTCTGATGGCACAGTATGTGAATTATGTCACAATAAAACTattaggaaaagagagagagagagatggggggaatgGATGTGAAGCCCTTGCAGGTTTCTCCTCTGTTGTAAATGTCAGGAAATGAAAGCTGTTGTTTTTATCTGGCTGGGGGGTATTGTTTGATTTACAAATCTGGTCCTCCATTTAGCAAAAGCCTTCAGTTGTGTTTGAAAAGCCATACATCTGAATGGGCAAAAGCCTTTAGGGTTCTGCTAACAGCCAGCTTCCTGAAAGCATGGAAATATCTACacattccagatttttttctcttctcttttttttttaaatttctttgcttGCAACATTTCAAGTTCGTTGTATAAAGAGAGCAATACTAGACAATCCATCTTCTGAAATTTTCAGACTGCTTTGTATTTTCTGGTTATCTGAGTGGGTGTTAGTTGTCAGGACTTGGGCACTCCGGGGAGATGTCCCAAAATAACCAGGAAATGAGGGTGAAGCAATTGC
The DNA window shown above is from Mustela erminea isolate mMusErm1 chromosome 12, mMusErm1.Pri, whole genome shotgun sequence and carries:
- the ATP6V1G1 gene encoding V-type proton ATPase subunit G 1; this translates as MASQSQGIQQLLQAEKRAAEKVSEARKRKNRRLKQAKEEAQAEIEQYRLQREKEFKAKEAAALGSHGSCSTEVEKETQEKMTILQTYFQQNRDEVLDNLLAFVCDIRPEIHENYRING